DNA sequence from the Malus domestica chromosome 11, GDT2T_hap1 genome:
TAGGCCGGTCACGGTTTAGTGACCTTATTCTCTATTAGGCATCTACACAATTGTCTCATTGTTCATGGACTTGAGAGTAGTGACTCAACTAATTGAGTATACGTGGTATGTACTTGTCTTTCCAAATTATCAGCGTACATATGATGCTACTATAAATGGGTACAGTTAGAATATGATAGTTGCATGGAAGAAGGTCTCTTGAATATAATTACTTTAGATCGCAGCAACTTATTGACATCTTCATGATCTATAGACTGTAAGAATAAAATCGCAGCAACTTATCCAAGAAACAAGAATTCATCCAATTAATTACAACTAGTCTAAATTTTGCATTTAACATACTTAAGAACCAAAACCTTTTAGAACATACCTGCATTGTTCGATCCTGATGAAGAAGCCATTGTAGCCTCTATGTTTGAAACCTTCTCCTCTTTTACGATCACAATAGCTTCTCTAATCAATAGGACTTAGAACAACATAAGCTGGTATCACAAGAGCAGTGGTTTGAACCATAAATATATAGTGCTCCTCTGTCCATTCCTTATCATAATTGGATTGAGATCTAAGCTCATACAAACCATAAAGAATTACTTATGTCCATTCCCTATCAGAATTGGATTGAGATCTAAGCTCATACAAACCATAAAGAATTACGGGACCTCATGAAGTTCCAACAATAAGATCTTTTCCAAAACCGATTGGAACTTCTCTCAACTCTGCTATCCTAAAACAATAAGGACAACCTAAACAGTTTTAACCAAGATTTTTTCCATATCAATCTCAAACACTATAACCAGTTCTTGTATATGTTTCATACTCATAATCTTACATAGACTTCACTATTTAGGTAAATAACTGTTAGCGAGACaatatgttttataatgtttttgtcatttgattaACACCCTTTCGAACCTCccttatttatagaaaaatttTGCACATAAAAAGAGTGTATGATGACTCTTTGAAATGACGGTTTGTAATAACACACCCTTTCGAATCTTGAAATGTCACAAGGATTGAGATATGTTACGATTTGAGAGTGCAGGACCTGAAGGACCTCTATCCCACCAACTTGAGCAGGCATTTTCCTGTTGAACATCGTCAGCGCCTCAGAGCCATGGTATTGGTAGCAAATTGGCAAAGCTAGGCAGAGAGTGAGTGAGTCATCACAGAGGGCATGTTTTTATAGGTTACACCCACGTGACCATCACGTTCATTATTTCCGTCCCTGTTACGTGCCCTTCCCTCCACCCACCCTCGCTGTTGTCTCTCTGTGTCTCTTtcaagaaatttttcattgttccGAACACGGACAGCACACTAAATGTCaccatatatatagagaaaaatattagtttttagtTGTATCCTAACATGCTATGTAGCATTGGTGTTTCgaaaacattgaaaaatctcgcGGCTCTCTCTCAAACAGACCAACCTGGACACGCAATAGTAAGACAAAGACGCCAAGAAAAAGCAAAGCacaaaacccaaacccaaacccaaacccaactCTCTGTTAAAGCCCTTTTAACTTTCATGTCTCTCTTGCTTTTTCTCGCTAAGAAAAGAAACAgcagagagacagagacaaagaaagaagagatgggTGCGGTTTCGAAGGAGGCTCAGCTTTCTATAGCTGCCTCTTCCATGTTTCCGGGGTTTAGGTTTTCACCGACCGACGAGGAATTGATTTCCTACTACCTGAAGAACAAGTTGGAGGGACCGGTGCCCGGGAAGAGCGTGGAGGTCATCTCCGAGGTTGATATCTGCAATTTCGAGCCCTGGGACTTGCCAGGTTTGTTGGGTTTAactcattttttttgttcttcattttattttctgaaagttttgattttatttttcttcgaGTTTTTAGGAATTGGGTATTGTTTGTGTACTGATATGAAGGATGAAATTTGTTTTATGGTGTTTTGTGTTTGTGTGCTGACAGTGACAGCGTTGAATTGGAGTCAATGTTTTATGGTGTTTTCGAGTTTTTAGTCAATGTTTTTGTCACGTAAAATATGAAAGAGATGTCGTTTTGATTTCTCTAAGATTTCATGTTGGTTTGTACTTCTTGCATATAGATAGGAGGATTGTTTACAGAGTGACCAAGAACCCTGCTAAATGGTCATTTCTCTCATCCGTCCCCCAAGAGAAATGATGATTTCTCTCGGGGACGGAGGAGAGAAATGATCAACCTTAAAGATGGATAGAAGCTTAAATTTCAACGTGTCGAAATTGACTCAGTGACTTATTCTAAACCTTCATCCCCGAAACAACAAAATCTTAGTGGATGTGATATCAGCAACAAATGTCAAAAGAAATCTCTTCAGCTCTAAAAATCTGCTAACTTCAACAATTTTCAATAATGGTGATATCACGTATCAGAGCACTAAAATTCAACAAACTATCCGCCTTAAATATATTCAACTTTCTGACCTAAAAATCAACATGTTTTCGTAAGGgggataaaaaaaatatgtcatTTCTAAATATAACCAAAAGTAAACAGATTTAAGTTGTAGCAATTTTATCCATCTCAGTTTCTACAGGCCTCTTTTCATTTTAAGCCGGGCTTTAACCCTTGGAACTGCATGGAGCTCACTTCAATACAGATTAGGTCTGAACCTTGGAACCATGAGATTACATGACTACGGTTTCTCAATTCTCTGTTAGTTGATAggatgttattcatgtgaaacTGATAGCtttgaataatttgtaaatagTTCTTAAACAATGAGAAAGCGAAACTTATTTCAATACTCCTGACTTCCTTTTAGTATGAATGGAGGGGATTCAGTATATAGGTTCATTTTTATGTGACAGAAAAAGAGTATTGGTGTTTGAGATAGCGTGCAATAGTTTCTTGTGGTAAACTAGTCACATTCCTATGATGAGTAAACCCAAACATGCATGCAGTCACCGTTCCCCTTGGTCTCTAATTCCCATTCCccacctatttttaattttcaaggtACAAAGTAGAGTGGGACTGCAAGTATATGTTTACATCTGTATGTCTCTCCACATGCAGGTTGTGTTGAACTTAATGGAACGTGTTGAACTTATACATATGTTTTGGCCTCTTATCTAATAAATTTTGTAAATGAAAGGGACAAATACTGGAAATAACTTTGTTGCAATTTCTTTGGATTGGAGATGGAATATTGAAGTATAGGCTTTAGCCTAGTTAAAAGCCAACAAAGATGATGACTTTATTTAACTGACAAGCAGACCAAAAAGAGGTCAAATTGATAGATTAATGTATTTGTATGGTTTGGAGTCAATTGGCGTTAATCAGGAATTGTATGGAATGAggatttataaacattttaGTTTTGAATCCCTGTTTGAGACAATAGTTCTTTTATCGTTACAGAAGGTTGGAATTACTTGGTTAAAAGAAACTATTTCTTGGGATCCTGTGCCGTTCTCTGCACAAGAATATTATTGGAATTCCTGCACCCATTTTTCTCTCATTACACTATAGATTTGCACCCTACTCAACAATGGCCTCCTACAGTGTATCTGAGAAATAGCACCCATTACTTGAAAGGCTGAAATAACTTGAATTCATTTTGCTTCCAGAAATTTAATCATGGAGAGCTATGTTGGTTGAGCTATGTTGGTTCTCTCTGGTGTTTATTTGCGTAATATGGTGTCTGATTAGCACTacctataatatttgtttgctTTATGTGTGGTGATTTCACGAGCCTAACTGTTTAAATTCTCTTTGCAAACAAATAGTTTTTTGCTGGGTTTGACATTGTTTATGTGTTACTAGCTAAATCTGTCATTCAATCGGAAAATGAGTGGTTCTTCTTTTCTCCACGAGGAAGAAAGTACCCAAATGGAtcacaaagtagaagagcaacAGAATTCGGTTATTGGAAAGCCACAGGAAAGGAACGTAACATAAAGTCAAGTTCTAACGTTATTGGTACAAAGAGGACACTTGTGTTCCACATAGGTCGTGCACCAAAAGGGGAAAGGACAGAATGGATTATGCACGAGTACTGCATAAATGATAAACCCCAGGTGACTTTTGTCATTATTAGTTCAAAATATTTTGTTAGTTATTTGGTTTTAACTATCACCATATGTATATTCTTCTGGGAAATGGAAGATTAAATTAATTGCCGTTTCCTCACTCTGTCTTCCCATATAATTGCTGTCTCCTTAGTAATACCTTATTAGAAGCTTCATATCCCGTCTAGTTTGTTATTTTAAAGTGAATGTTATTGGAAGTGAATATTTAGCCACAGACCCGACCTGCTTGGTCATCTGGAATTGGTTCAAGATTATTTACTTGCTGCATATTTTAGTTATATtgaaaataatttctgattacATCTTCCATTATTTACTTGCTGCATATGTACGCACATGATGATTTATATTTTGCTTCCATGTTCTGCCTGCTTCTATCTGCAGGATTCTATGGTTGTTTGCCGCCTCCGGAAGAACAGTGAGTTTCGTTTGAATGACACCACAAACGGAGGTTCTTCAAGTCGAACTCCTTTATCAACTATGCAAAATGATGGAAGTGCCGTCTCTGAAATTGGTAATGACCAAGGGGATAAGGCAGTTGAATGCAATTCGAAGAAGTCTACTAGCAGTCATGATTCTCATTCTATTGAGCAAATTGATTCTGCATCCGACTCCTACCCAAAACCGGTAACAGATGCTATGCAGACAGACTCTAATGGCCACCAGAAGGTGGGTTTGTTTAATCTTatccttctttctttttattaatttttctgtcATCGTAGTTGAGATTAACTCAGCAGCACCACCTGCAAGTTTACAAGCGTGGGAGAGTATCATTTAGTAAGAAAaggtacaacaacaacaacaacaaagccttttcccactaagtggggttggctatgtgaatcctagaacgccattgcgctcggttttgtgtcatgtcctccgttagatccaagtactctaagtcttttcttagggtttcttacaaagttttcctaggtcttcctctaccctttcggccctgaacctctgtcccgtagtcacaccttcgaactggagcgtcagtaggccttctttgcacatgtccaacccattcattcctaatcttatcctttctcgtgagcccacacctccaacgaagcatcctcatcttcgctacacccattttgtgtacgtgttgatgcttcaccgcccaacattctatgccatacaacatcgctgatcttattgccgtcctataaaaattttccttgagcttcagtggcatacgacggtcacacaacatgccggatgcactattccacttcatccatcccgcttgtatttcatatattctatcttcgatcggcttaggcgaagacttttagattccaacacttctctccaaaggttaagcttcgcatttaccccttcctgagtttcatctatcaaccctatatcgtctgcgaaaagcatacaccaaggaataacaTCTTGAATTTGTCCTGTTaattcatccattaccaatgcaaaaaggtaaggacttaaggattgttgatgcacaaaatcagtgaggactttggtacaacaaaaagtattaagtttgtgaccttcactagattgctctggtcattagtgtggataggtatgtaaaaggatagagataggagagcaaacacaagatgtacgtggttcacccagattggctacgtccacggagtagaggagttctcattaattgtgaagggtttacacaagtacataggttcaagctctcctttagtgggtacaagtgaatgatttagtacaaatggcattaggaaatattttgggagaatgatctccttttatagaagagagtttctagccttgttctgacattgacacatgtcgtgttgtgattggcttctgatgttgacacgtgtcacgctgtgattggcttttgatgtcgacacgtgttgctctgtgattggcctcctggttggaggggaagctcctcggttggggacttgcaagatccaagccgctgagtaatcacgaaacttctaagtaccgaaatgtggtatcgtcttcacttgccttatctgtctcataggtagatgtggcatcttctctggaagtactcttcctccgtccaagggtggtatctttaactggtggagatacacaaggtaatgtatcaatttcacttgaagcttacttgtagtttcaggcttggtcaagcgcaatACAAATCATGtaataggagtcccccaagtcgtcgagctaggggatctgctgaaagaggtgacagacaaggtaagcaatcagagctccaagcaatcagtcccagatcaaaagtttgatttcaagttccggctgattgttctcattcttcttatcttgcaggcagcatgaaggataaagagaagaaaatgagaagacatgatatgagatacttttgcttttgaagaagtaactttccacaggcttattcttgaactgggctggagggttttctggttacctccagagtataaggccgattgaagaatttgagggtcaaaacaagtccatcaaatctagagtacgttcaaccctgctgatatgagatacttttgctgttgacaaagtagtggaagtatcggcacgtgttctgttacgcttgtctccacatgcttccttgtatccttctcacttgccctatttgttcctcaggcagatgtggtatcttctctggaagcataagatgttgaagatgaatacttgagagcaatgccaggtaagtaatcaagtaaggggttccaggcagtcagttcgtgattggaagcttgattccaagtgctgactgattgctctctttctccttatcttgcaggtaagaacaaggccaaaagaaaagacagggaaaaagcatgatatgggatactcttgcttttgaccctgatgatatgagatattcttgctctggtgtagcttgtttgtagaggtattatcgggggcaaagaaagctgagtatttcgagaggcttcgttgggagtggcctctcagatatgaggaatggttgagcatttttgctgGTCTGCctatccgttgaggatggaggtcgacatatataggagtctccctaacaacaagtagtaatgttattcctttacccttcttggtcatagcattgtagtgagagctgccagcttcacgtgttttaactctgtcagagcactttgaaaaagtggtctgtggtatctggaaagctgatgttgcgtgtgaagattacagacaagctttatctaaggagatctagctcttgaagttgagaaagcgatgcctcttcggttttttgaacaagcgatcttgtcggggatctggctctcgagattcggagaacggtgcctcttcgatttttgagaaagcaatcctgctgggagtatGGCTCTTGAAATTTGGAgagcaatgtctcttcgatttttgataaagtaattttgtggggagtctggctctcgagattcggagggcggtgcctcttcgattttggagcaagcaatcttgttggaagtgttttctcgaatgtgagtaaaggttgggcatttttgctagtctaccttgccacggagcacagaggttgacacacagggactttccaattatccagcagtggtgctgtttctttacccttgtagTTAATAATGtggtagctaaaccttcaaaatttatgtgtctaaacttcgttagtgttgtttctttgctattcttttacccttcttggtcatagcgatgtagtgggagctgcaagcttcacgtgtctaaaccttgtcagagatctttggcaaagttatctgtggtacccatgagctgatgttacgtgtggaaagtggatgactgaacagtaagattcacgtgctttctacttcaccagaaatcttcgacagattgtccgtaatttccgcaaagctgagtgtacatgtgataggtgctgacaaggctgaaaaagcaggtgcctctttgaattttgagatcggctctcgtggtctctgaacagctcagcttttgagaaagcaagctcctcttcgatttttgagatcggccctcgtggtctttgagcagcccaacttttgagaaagcaaacgcctcttcgatctctgagatcggccctcgtggtctctgagcagcccagcttttgagaaagcaaatgcctattcgatttctgtgcaggtgcctcttcgatttctgaagctccgtcgagtgcagatttttatagaggctggcattaagttctaaagcacacttgaatctccaccagtagaagctcccttcttacacttctatgatcttgatttgtctaacctcttctctcttcaacacctttgaaaatgtctggcccttccgaccgtcgttttgacttgaaccttggtaaAGAAGCAGCcgtgccttctcc
Encoded proteins:
- the LOC103436166 gene encoding NAC domain-containing protein 40-like, producing the protein MSLLLFLAKKRNSRETETKKEEMGAVSKEAQLSIAASSMFPGFRFSPTDEELISYYLKNKLEGPVPGKSVEVISEVDICNFEPWDLPAKSVIQSENEWFFFSPRGRKYPNGSQSRRATEFGYWKATGKERNIKSSSNVIGTKRTLVFHIGRAPKGERTEWIMHEYCINDKPQDSMVVCRLRKNSEFRLNDTTNGGSSSRTPLSTMQNDGSAVSEIGNDQGDKAVECNSKKSTSSHDSHSIEQIDSASDSYPKPVTDAMQTDSNGHQKGSYDEDFYAEILNDDIIKLDESSVPAAHMMPVAANNSEAEHQSQQHMQATLSQAVPFQGTANRRIHLRKRKEKFCAESQNSSNSEQSRKALVNRMDDRHMLLYVFFVFLVLLAVFLSNFCFPDVAGSVSALVGKILASQKHHM